The Sphaerisporangium siamense genome includes the window GTGACACGCGGCAGCGCGGAGAACTCCGGCCAGCCGAAGCGGGCCTCCTCGCCCGAGGCGGTGGCCCCGAACACCAGGAGGCTCCAGCGCTCCGGCCGGAACTGCGGGACCCGGCCGTAGTGGATGACCGGGCGGCCGCGTGGAACGTGCTGCCCGGGGGGCAGTCGGTCTTCCTCGCTTGGATCCGGCACGCAGCAATCCTGCCATCGCGGTGGTGACGGCGGGTCATCGGCACCCCACTTGACGGACTCGGCGCCGATGCGGGGCCGGGCCGCCGGTCGGGCCGCGCGGATGCGTTAGACTTTCCGGCGATGCGTAGCGTGTATGAGTTTTGGTATGGCGACGGACCCTGGGAGGTGGCCGTTCGCCCTCAGACGCTGCGCTGAGGCAAACGTGATCGAAGGCCCCGGGTCCGTCGGACCCGGGGCCTTCGCGTTTCCGGGGCCACGAACGACGGCACGGCGGTCAGGCGATCAGCACAGAGCACGGTCCACGACAAGAGCGGATCACCCAGAAAGGGCATCCACCATGGTCATCGTCATGAGTCCCGGCGCCACCCGGCAGGACGCCGACGGCATCGTCACGCTGATCGCCGCGGCGGGCGGCGAGGCGTTCGTCAGCCGCGGCGTCAGCCGCACGATCATCGGGCTGGTCGGGGACGTCACCCGCTTCGCCACCCTCAACCTCAAGAGCATGCCCGGCGTCGCGGACGTCGTGCGCATCAGCACGCCCTACAAGCTCGTGAGCAGAGAGAACCACCCCGAACGCTCGACCGTGCGCGTGGGCGGCGTGCCGATCGGCCCCGGGACGCTCACGCTGATCGCCGGGCCGTGCGCGGTGGAGACCCCTGAGCAGACGCTGGAGGCGGCCCTGATGGCGCGGGCGGCCGGGGCGGGCCTGCTGCGCGGCGGCGCCTACAAGCCGCGCACCTCGCCGTACGCCTTCCAGGGGCTCGGCGAGGCCGGGCTGCGCATCCTGGCCGACGTGCGCGCCGAGACCGGGCTGCCGATCGTCACCGAGGTCGTGGACGCCCACGACGTCGACCTGGTCGCCTCCTACGCCGACATGCTGCAGGTCGGCACCCGCAACGCCCAGAACTTCGGGCTGCTGCAGGCGGTGGGCGCGGCCGGCAGGCCCGTCATGCTCAAGCGGGGCATGAGCGCCACCATCGAGGAGTGGCTCATGGCCGCCGAGTACATCGCCCAGCGCGGCAACCTGGACATCGTGCTCTGCGAGCGCGGCATCCGCACCTTCGAGACCGCCACCCGCAACACCCTCGACGTCTCCGCCGTCCCCGTGGCGCAGCGCCTCTCCCACCTCCCCGTCATCGTGGACCCCTCCCACTCGGGCGGGCGCCGCGACCTGGTGATGCCCCTCAGCCGCGCGGCCATCGCCGCCGGCGCCGACGGTGTGATCATCGACGTGCACCCCCACCCCGAACGCGCACTGTGCGACGGCCCCCAGGCACTGGTCCGTGAGGACCTGGAAGAACTCGCCACAGTGATCGACACCTTCGCCCCCCTCATGAACCGCCTCCCCGCCACCGCGGACCTGACCCCGGTCGCGTAGAAGCACCCGGCAGGACACGTCAACAGCCACGTGGCGGCCCGAACCCCCTCACCCCAAGGAGCCTCGCGCGCCGCCACACCGGCCAAGCACCCGCCCCTCGCTCACGCCCGCGCCCAGACCGAACGTGCGGGTGGGGCCACCCGTGCAGGTACGGCGGTCAGCGTGGGTCTTCGAGTTTGTACTCCTGGATGGAGGCGGCGAGTTGGACGGCGAGTTCTTCGGCGTCCAGGCGCTTCTCTATTTGGCGGAGGTCGGCGATCTTGGCGCGGGTTTCGGCGCGGCGGGGGGCCAGGAGGGTGCAGCAGTCCTCGTCGGGGAGTTCGGAGATGGCGAGGGTGCCGATGCGGCGGGCCTCCGCCATGATCTCGGTCTTGTCCATGCCGATGAGCGGACGCAGGATCGGCATTCCCACCGCGTCGTCCAGGGCGGTGAGGTTCTGCAGGGTCTGGGAGGAGACCTGGCCGAGCGAGTCGCCGGTGACCAGCACGTCGCGCCGCAGCCGGTGGGCGACCTCCTCGGCGGTCTTGAGCATCAGGCGGCGCTGGGCGACGACCTGCAGCCGGTCGGCGCCGGAGCTGCGCAGGGACTGCTGGGCCTTGCCGAACGGCACCACGAACAGCCGCGTCCTCGTCTGGAACTTGCCGAGCGCCCGCACCAGCGCGTACGCCTTGTAGATCGACTCCGAGGTGGTGAAGGGGATGCCGGAGAAGTGCAGGAAGTCCAGGTCGAGGCCGCGGCGCATCATGCGGTAGGCCGCCACGGGCGAGTCGATGCCGCCGGACATCAGCACGAGGCCACGCCCGCTGATGCCCACGGGCAGGCCGCCGTGGCCGGGCATGCCGTCGGTGAAGACGAAGACCTCGTCCCTGTCGACCTCGATGTGCACGGTCAGCTCGGGGTTCTTCAGCCGGACCGGCAGCCCGTACTTGTCGTTGATCTCGCCGCCGACGAGGCGGTCGAGCTCGTTGGAGCGCAGGGGGAAGCGCTTGTCGCGGCGGCGGGAGCGCACGGCGAAGGTGGCGCGCCGCTCGATCACCTCGGTGCGCCCGGCGACGAGCTCCAGCGCGGCGGCGGTGACGGCGTCGGGGTCCTTGGCGACGCGCCAGGCGCGGTGGATCCACACGAGGCCGATGACGTCGGTGAGGCGCCGGGCGACGGTGTCGGCGACCTCCACGCTCGTGCCCTCGGGCAACAGGATCGCGATGACGCCGTGCCGCTGGCGCAGGTCCACGCGAAGCCCGGACTCCTTCAGCGCCGACTTGATATTGGCTTGGAGGCGGCGCTCGAACAGCTCGCGGTTCCTGCCCTTGAGGACGACCTCGCCCAGCTTCAGCAGGACGCAGGGCTCGCCCAGCGCTGAGGGGGGCACGACGGACATGGACTTGCCTTTCGGGGCGTGAGGGTCAGGCCGGACGCGCGCCGGGGCGGCGGACCGTTCCGGGCTGCGGGCACCACTCAATTTATCCCGGATGACCGCCTGCCGGTCCGCCGGACGGCACGCGACCGCCTCACCGGAAGGTGACAGACCGCCCCCGCGGCTCGGGCGGCCACCGTCGCCCGCCCTTTCCCCTTCTCACGCCGGCCGCCGGAAAGCCCCGCCAAGCCCTGACAGCGCCGGCCCCCGGGCGCCGGTGGCGGCCGGGGGCGACGGCAGGGCCGCGCGGCGGCGGGGCCCGTCAGCCGAAGAAGACCTCGGCCTCCTCGTACCGGGACGCCGGGACGGTCTTGAGCTCGGAGGTCGCCGCGTCCAGCCCGACGCGGACGATATCGGTGCCGCGCAGCGCGACCATCTTGCCGAAGTCGCCGTCGTTGACGGCGTCGATGGCCTGGAGGCCGAAGCGGGTGGCGAGCACGCGATCGTAGGCGCTCGGGGTGCCGCCGCGCTGCACGTGGCCGAGGACCGTGGTGCGGGCCTCCTTGCCGGTGCGCTTCTCGATCTCACGGGCGAGGACCTCGCCGATGCCGCCGAGGCGGACGTGGCCGAAGGCGTCGAGCTCGCCGGCCTGCAGGGCGAGCTGACCCTCGATCGGGTGGGCGCCCTCGGCGACGACGATGATCGGCGAGTACCTGATCTTGAAGCGGCTCTCGACGTACTCGCACACCTTGTCGATGTCGAACGGCTTCTCGGGGATGAGGATGACGTTGGCGCCGGCCGCCATGCCCGCGTGCAGGGCGATCCAGCCCGCGTGACGGCCCATGACCTCGCAGATCAGCGCGCGGTGGTGGGACTCGGCCGTCGTGTGCAGGCGGTCGATGGCCTCCATGGCGATGTTGACCGCGGTGTCGAAGCCGAAGGTGTAGTCGGTGGCGTTGAGGTCGTTGTCGATGGTCTTCGGCACGCCGACGACGTTGACGCCCCGGTCGTAGAGCTGCTTGGCGACGCCGAGCGTGTCCTCCCCGCCGATGGCGATGAGGGCGTCCACCCCGCCGGAGGCGAGGTTCGCCTTGATGCGGTCGACGCCGCCCTCGATCTTGATGGGGTTGGTGCGCGAGGAGCCGAGGATGGTGCCGCCGCGCGGGAGGATGCCGCGCACGCTCTGGATCTCCAGCGGCATCGTGTCGCCCTCAAGCGGGCCACGCCACCCGTCGCGGAAGCCGACGAACTCGTGGCCGTAGACGCCCACGCCCTTGCGGACGACGGCACGGATGACCGCGTTGAGACCGGGGCAGTCGCCGCCCCCTGTCAGTACTCCGATACGCATGGCGGGTTCCTCCCGATGGGGTTCACAGTCAGACTACGGTGCTCTCCGCGGTCACCGGAAAAGGTCGGCGCCGCCGGAGTCCTGCCAGGTCACCGGGACGTCGAGCATCGCCGATGCGGCCGCCACCGCAAGGCATTGTGCCGCAGGCGCGCACATTGGTCTAGACCAAGCGCTTAGACCGTACCGTACTCGGGCGCCGGTCCGCGCCCGGGTCCGCGGGAGGGGCCGTCAGGCGCGCGCCACCAGGACGCTGGACGGGCTGCCGACCTTGAACTCCTCGCCGGTGACCTCCGGGACGCCGTCGCGCAGCGCCAGCGTGGCCACCAGGTCGGAGCGCTGGTTGGCCACGTACATGCGGTCGCCGGCCACGGCGAAGTGGCGGGGCCACAGGCCGCCCGCGCTGGACTCGGCCACCAGGGACGGCGCCTCGCCGCCGAGCGAGAACACCGCGATCGTGTCGGGGCCGCGGTTGGCGACGTAGAGGTGACGGCCGTCGGGCGAGACCTCGACGTGGGAGGGGTGGTTCTGGCCGGAGGTGCCGCTGGCGGGCACCCGGGCGACCTCGCGCCAGTCCGCGTCCAGGACGGTGATCATGCCGTCCAGCTCGCCGACGACGTACCAGCGGCCCTCGTGGTGGACCATGTGCCGGGGACCGCTGCCGGGCGGCAGGTGGGCGGAGCCCTCCGGGTGCGGCTCGGGCTCCGTGCCGAGGATGACGCGGCGGACCTCGTCGGTGCCGAGGTCGGTCACGTGCAGCACCCGGCCGGGGCCGAACGTGGCCTGGTGGGCGTGCGGCTCGGCCTGCCGGGCCGGGTCCTGCCCGTGGCCCCGGTGCGGGAACAGCCGGGGCGGCCCGTCGAACAGCCCGGCCTCGCCGAGACGGTGGATCGCGACGGTGCCGTCGCCGTAGTTGGCCACCGCGAGCCACGAGCCGGTCGGGTCCACGGCGAGGTGGCAGGGGTAGGAGCCGCCGCTGGTGTGGTCGGCGAGCAGGCGCGGGCCCCGGGCGTCGGCGGAGTAGGCGGCGACCCCGCCCTCCTCGCGCTCCAGCACCGCGTACAGGACGGGCAGGCGAGGGTGGAGCGCCAGGAAGGAGGGGCCGGGCGCGGCCACCTCCGCCAGCGCGGTCAGGGCTCCGTCCCCGCGCCGGACGACCGTGAGCCCGGTGCCGGACCCTCCGGTGTCGGGTGTGTAGCCGCCGATGTAGAGCACGTCGCCCGCAGTCCCCGAAGTCATGGCACCGACGATAGCGCCCTGACCCGTCCTTGATCACCCTTCGCGGCCGGAACGTCGCTCTCCTGACGGATTTCCTGCGCGCCCGGGGCGGGTCGCCGTGTCGCGGGGGTCTGGCGTCCGCGATCGCCACATGCTTGACTGAGTCAACGAATTCGTTGATTGGAGCAATGAATGGACGATCTCGTCGCCGAGGTCAGGGCGTTCAACCGCTTCTACACGCGCGTCATCGGCGTCCTCGGCGCGGGCATGCACGACACGCCGTACTCGCTGACCGAGGCCCGGGTGCTGTTCGAGCTGCGCGGCCGCGAAGAGATGGAGACCGGCGAGCTGCGGCGGCTGCTCGGCCTCGACGCCGGCCACCTGAGCAGGATGCTGGCCCGCTTCGAGGACGGCGGGCTCGTCACCCGCGCCCGCTCCGCCGCCGACGCCCGCAAGCAGGTCGTCCGCCTCGCCCCGCACGGCGCGGACGTCTCGGCGGCGCTCGACGCGGCCTCGGCCTCGGAGGTGCGGGGCCTGCTGACCCCCCTCACCGGGGATGAGCGGCGGCGGCTGACGTCCTCCATGGCCGCGATCCGGCGGATCCTCGACGGCGGCCCGCGCCGCGAGCCGTACGTGATCCGGCCGCCGCGCCCCGGCGACCTGGGCTGGATCGTCCACCGCCACGGCGTGCTGTACGCCGAGGAGTACGGCTGGGACGAGACCTTCGAGGCGAGTATCGCCGACATCGTCGCCGGATACGTCCGCGACCACGACCCCAAGCGCGAGGCGTGCTGGATCGCCGAGGTCGAAGGGGAGCCCGCCGGGTCCATCATGTGCGTCCGCGAGGACGACCGGACGGCGCGGCTCCGGCTGCTGCTGGTCGAGCCGTCCACCCGGGGCATGGGCATCGGCGCGCGGCTGGTCGAGGAGTGCCTGTCCTTCGCCCGGCGCGCCGGCTACACGCGGATCGTCCTCATGACCGTGGAGGTGCTGGCCGCCGCGCGCCGCATCTACCAGCGGGCAGGCTTCGAACTGGACGAGCAGCACCGCGAGCACGCGCACGGCGCAGAGATCACCCGCCAGAACTGGTCCCGAGACCTTTGACCTCAGAGACCCCCGGTAACCCCCGCAGCCCGACTTCCGCGACCGGCCCGCGGCCCGGCCTCGCTGAGCGCGGGGAGGGTGGGCCGGGGGTGATGAGCCCGAGATCCGGGCCATGGGGATGAGCCTGGATCGCGGGTCCGGGGTGGCGTCGCCGGGCTCTTGGTCCTGACGGTGGCCCGGGGTGGTGGGGCCG containing:
- the aroF gene encoding 3-deoxy-7-phosphoheptulonate synthase, translated to MVIVMSPGATRQDADGIVTLIAAAGGEAFVSRGVSRTIIGLVGDVTRFATLNLKSMPGVADVVRISTPYKLVSRENHPERSTVRVGGVPIGPGTLTLIAGPCAVETPEQTLEAALMARAAGAGLLRGGAYKPRTSPYAFQGLGEAGLRILADVRAETGLPIVTEVVDAHDVDLVASYADMLQVGTRNAQNFGLLQAVGAAGRPVMLKRGMSATIEEWLMAAEYIAQRGNLDIVLCERGIRTFETATRNTLDVSAVPVAQRLSHLPVIVDPSHSGGRRDLVMPLSRAAIAAGADGVIIDVHPHPERALCDGPQALVREDLEELATVIDTFAPLMNRLPATADLTPVA
- the thiI gene encoding tRNA uracil 4-sulfurtransferase ThiI; protein product: MSVVPPSALGEPCVLLKLGEVVLKGRNRELFERRLQANIKSALKESGLRVDLRQRHGVIAILLPEGTSVEVADTVARRLTDVIGLVWIHRAWRVAKDPDAVTAAALELVAGRTEVIERRATFAVRSRRRDKRFPLRSNELDRLVGGEINDKYGLPVRLKNPELTVHIEVDRDEVFVFTDGMPGHGGLPVGISGRGLVLMSGGIDSPVAAYRMMRRGLDLDFLHFSGIPFTTSESIYKAYALVRALGKFQTRTRLFVVPFGKAQQSLRSSGADRLQVVAQRRLMLKTAEEVAHRLRRDVLVTGDSLGQVSSQTLQNLTALDDAVGMPILRPLIGMDKTEIMAEARRIGTLAISELPDEDCCTLLAPRRAETRAKIADLRQIEKRLDAEELAVQLAASIQEYKLEDPR
- a CDS encoding 6-phosphofructokinase — encoded protein: MRIGVLTGGGDCPGLNAVIRAVVRKGVGVYGHEFVGFRDGWRGPLEGDTMPLEIQSVRGILPRGGTILGSSRTNPIKIEGGVDRIKANLASGGVDALIAIGGEDTLGVAKQLYDRGVNVVGVPKTIDNDLNATDYTFGFDTAVNIAMEAIDRLHTTAESHHRALICEVMGRHAGWIALHAGMAAGANVILIPEKPFDIDKVCEYVESRFKIRYSPIIVVAEGAHPIEGQLALQAGELDAFGHVRLGGIGEVLAREIEKRTGKEARTTVLGHVQRGGTPSAYDRVLATRFGLQAIDAVNDGDFGKMVALRGTDIVRVGLDAATSELKTVPASRYEEAEVFFG
- a CDS encoding lactonase family protein; the encoded protein is MTSGTAGDVLYIGGYTPDTGGSGTGLTVVRRGDGALTALAEVAAPGPSFLALHPRLPVLYAVLEREEGGVAAYSADARGPRLLADHTSGGSYPCHLAVDPTGSWLAVANYGDGTVAIHRLGEAGLFDGPPRLFPHRGHGQDPARQAEPHAHQATFGPGRVLHVTDLGTDEVRRVILGTEPEPHPEGSAHLPPGSGPRHMVHHEGRWYVVGELDGMITVLDADWREVARVPASGTSGQNHPSHVEVSPDGRHLYVANRGPDTIAVFSLGGEAPSLVAESSAGGLWPRHFAVAGDRMYVANQRSDLVATLALRDGVPEVTGEEFKVGSPSSVLVARA
- a CDS encoding bifunctional helix-turn-helix transcriptional regulator/GNAT family N-acetyltransferase; translation: MDDLVAEVRAFNRFYTRVIGVLGAGMHDTPYSLTEARVLFELRGREEMETGELRRLLGLDAGHLSRMLARFEDGGLVTRARSAADARKQVVRLAPHGADVSAALDAASASEVRGLLTPLTGDERRRLTSSMAAIRRILDGGPRREPYVIRPPRPGDLGWIVHRHGVLYAEEYGWDETFEASIADIVAGYVRDHDPKREACWIAEVEGEPAGSIMCVREDDRTARLRLLLVEPSTRGMGIGARLVEECLSFARRAGYTRIVLMTVEVLAAARRIYQRAGFELDEQHREHAHGAEITRQNWSRDL